AAGATTCAAAATTATTActttcaaatataaaaaattaaatatattatgaACTTTTACCAACAACAACTTGCATCTCTTTTAGAACACTAGAGTtggaatttgaaaatcatatataggAAACtatgatgaaattttttttcttccatgtgtcaatattttaaattttatatattaataaatataaaattaatttattacaTATCTAATATTTAAAATACGATGGCAAAAGTTCCCCCAATATAATTTTCCACCTTGACATACCCTCCCCTGTCTCTCTCCCTGACACACACATATAAAGACATTTCTATAAATATTTAATTGTACAATATATCAATAATTGCCCCACATATACATATCATATCACCCCCATATATATATTACCATTTCCAACCTCCGGACACTCAACGTGACAGCATTCATTCGCAGATCTTCGACAGTTATGGCGAGAAGCCTCCTCAGCCTTAAAGAAGTGGAAATGGTGAGGCCTTCCCAGCCAACCCCGTCCTGCCTCCTCTCCCTCTCCGCCCTCGATTCCCAGCTCTTCCTCCGCTTTACAATCGAATATCTCCTCGTCTACCGCCCCTCCCCCGCCGTCAACAAAGCCGCCGTCGCCGCCCGCATCAAGGCCGCCCTCGCTCGAGCCCTCGTCCCCTACTACCCCCTCGCCGGCAGGGTCGTCGCCGTCCCACCCAACGGCGGCGATGGTGGCTGCTCCAACCTCAAGGTAGTGTGCGAAGCCCAGGGCGCGCTTTTCGTTCAAGCCGTCTCCGACCGGTGTGCCGTCTCTGACTTCGAGCGGGCCCCGAGCCACGTCACGGAGTGGAGGAAGCTCCTTGCCGTCCACGTGGTGGACGTCCTCGCGGGGGCTCCACCTCTTGTTGTCCAGCTGACGTGGCTCGCAGATGGCGGGGCTGCATTGGGCGTCGGGATTAACCACTGTCTATGCGACGGAATCGGGAGCGCCGAGTTCCTGAACGCGTTCGCTGATTTGGCCGCCGGGTTGAACGACGGACTAGCGGGTTTCAAGCCCAACCCGGTCTGGGACCGCCATCTTCTAGACCCGACGGAGCCGACCCCGACGAGGAATCAAATCATGGCTGCCCACCCGGAGTTCGACCCCGTCCAAGACCTCTGCGGGTTCGTCTCCCGCTTCAACCACGAACAGCTCTCCCCGACATCCATATGCTTCAGCAAAAGATGCCTCGACGAGCTCCAGAGCCGGGCAGCCTCCACGGGCCAACCCGACCGGTCAATCTCGTACACGTCGTTCGAGGTTCTCACGGCCCACGTGTGGAGAAGCTGGGCCCGGGCACTGGAGCTGCCGCCGAACCAGACGCTGAAGCTTCTCTTCACCATCAACATTCGGAGCCGGGTCAAGCCGAACCTCCCGGGCGGGTACTACGGGAACGGGTTCGTGCTGGGGTGCGCGGAGACGAGCGCGAAGTGCTTGGCGGAGAAGGGGCTGGAGTATGCAGCGGAGCTGGTGAAGGGGGCGAAGGAGACGGTGGACGAGGAGCACGTGAGGGGGGTGGTGGAAGCCGTGAGCGGATCGACTTGGGCGAGACCCGATTCGGTGGGGCCGGGGGTGCTGATAGTGTCGCAGTGGTCAAGGCTGGGTCTGGAGAAGGTAGACTTGGGAATGGGGATGGGGAGGCCGGTCCACGTGGGGCCCGTGTGCAGCGACAGGTACTGCCTGCTGCTGCCGGTGGACAATCGGAGGGAGGCGGTGAAGGTGACGGTGGCTCTCCCGGCCTCCGCCGTAGACCAGTACGAGCGATTGGTTAGGAGTCCCTACTCGTGACG
This region of Malania oleifera isolate guangnan ecotype guangnan chromosome 10, ASM2987363v1, whole genome shotgun sequence genomic DNA includes:
- the LOC131166439 gene encoding alcohol acyltransferase 9, with protein sequence MARSLLSLKEVEMVRPSQPTPSCLLSLSALDSQLFLRFTIEYLLVYRPSPAVNKAAVAARIKAALARALVPYYPLAGRVVAVPPNGGDGGCSNLKVVCEAQGALFVQAVSDRCAVSDFERAPSHVTEWRKLLAVHVVDVLAGAPPLVVQLTWLADGGAALGVGINHCLCDGIGSAEFLNAFADLAAGLNDGLAGFKPNPVWDRHLLDPTEPTPTRNQIMAAHPEFDPVQDLCGFVSRFNHEQLSPTSICFSKRCLDELQSRAASTGQPDRSISYTSFEVLTAHVWRSWARALELPPNQTLKLLFTINIRSRVKPNLPGGYYGNGFVLGCAETSAKCLAEKGLEYAAELVKGAKETVDEEHVRGVVEAVSGSTWARPDSVGPGVLIVSQWSRLGLEKVDLGMGMGRPVHVGPVCSDRYCLLLPVDNRREAVKVTVALPASAVDQYERLVRSPYS